A segment of the Mycobacterium intracellulare ATCC 13950 genome:
CGATTCGTCCGCCTCGGGGTCGAACATGCCCGCCAGCTTGGCCCAGCGCGGGTCGATGCGGTCGTGCTGATGGCCCGGTTCGGCGGCCAGCGGCACCCCGCATTCGGGGCACAGCCCCGGGCAATCCGGCGTGCACACCGGCGAGAAGGGGAGTTCGAGCCCCACCGCGTCGACGATGGACTGCTCGAGGTCGATGGTGTCGTCGACGATGTGGCCGACCTCGTCCTCCTCGGTGGTCGCCTCCGTGGTGCTGTCCGGGTAGGCGAACAGTTCGGTCAACCGCACCTGCACGGTCCCGTCGAGCGGGGTCAGGCACCGCGCGCATTCGCCGGCGGTGGGCGCGGTCACCGTCCCGGTCACCAGGACGCCCTCGGACACCGACTGGACCTGCAGGTCCAGTTCCAGGGGGGCGCCGGCCTCGATCGCGATCATGTCCAGCCCGATGCGCGCCGGGGTGGGCACGGTGTTGCGCACGGTCACCATCGCGCCGGGCCGCCGCCCGAGCCGGGTGATGTCGAACGTCATCGGCCCAGATAGCCGAGGCGCACCGCCGCGCGTCGATGAGGTGGTGTGCTGGCGCGTCATATCGGAAATCCTACGGCGCCGGCCGCACAATTCCAGGGCTCGCCCGCCCGCTGGGCGGGCGGCGAAACGCTAGCGCACGGCGTAGTCGTGCGTCCCGGCCGCTGTCCGCAGTTGGTGGCGGCCGCGACCCACCGACCGCAGGGTGCCGTTGAGGAATTCCTCGAACTCGGCGAGCTTGTTGTCGACGTAGATGTCGCATTCGCCCCGCAGCCGGTCGGCCTCGGCGTGCGCCGAGTCGATGAGCCGGGTGGCCTCGGCGTTGGCCGCCTCGACCACGCTGTTCTGCGAGACCAGGCGCTGCTGTTCCTTGATGCCCTCTTGCACGGCCTTCTCGTAGGAGATGTTGCCGTTTTCGAGCAGCCGGTCGGCCTCGGCCTGGGCGCGCCCGACGCTGGCCTCGTAGTCGCGTTTGGCCGCGGTGGCGATGCGCATCGACTCCTCGCGGGCCTCGCCGACCATGCGCTCGCTGTGCTGGCGGGCTTCGCTCACCATCCGGTCGGCCTGCGCCTTCGCGTCCGACAGCAGCCGGTCGGCCTCCGCGCGGGCGTGGTTGAGCATGGACTCCGACTCGGTGGTCGCCGATTCGACCATGGACTCGGAGTGCGTCTTGGCGTCCTGCAGCATGGAATCGCGCGCGTCCAGCACGTCCTGGGCGTCGTCCAGCTCGCCCGGAATCGCGTCCTTGATGTCGTCGATCAGCTCCAGCACGTCGCCGCGGGGCACCACGCAGCCGGCCGTCATCGGGACGCCGCGGGCTTCTTCGACGATGGCGCTCAATTCATCCAGCGCTTCAAACACTCGATACACGGCCGTACCCTCCTGGCGTCTGCAAAACTGTTGTTACCAGTGTGCCTGGTGTTGTCTCTGTGACAGCGGTGGCGACACCGGTGTGTCGGGTATTTGCCCGTTCCCGGTGTCCTAAACGCCCCGGCGCGCCGGTGCCGGCGTGGGCGTGATCAGTGAGTTTCATGCGAAAGCGCCCGTTCACGCTGTTTTCGCGGCGGCGACGGCCGCGCGCGGTGGTTCGTCCATATTCGTCGCCGGGCCGCGCCGCTGCGGCCTTTGCCCCGGTGTGGGTTTTGCGTCGACGCGCCCGGACCCGGCTATTTGCCAGCGATTCTAGGGTCCGAGGAACCGCCGGACGATCGGGCCCTGCGCCCTTATACCCCCAAGGGGTATAGTCCGATGCGTCGGAACAGACTCACCTCGCGCCGGCGGCTCACCGCAGGAGGTTTCAGTGATGACGGTGCTATCGGCGATCGGGCACGCCCTGACGCTCGCGGGTTCGATGACATGGGAAATCCTGTGGGCGCTGATCGTCGGCTTCACCCTGTCGGCGGTGGTGCAGGCGGTCGTGCGGCGCTCGACGATCGTGGCGCTGATGGGCGATGACCGCCCCCGCACCCTGGCGGTGTCGGCCGGGCTGGGGGCGGCGTCGTCGTCGTGCTCGTATGCCGCGGTGGCCCTGGCGCGATCGCTGTTCCGCAAGGGCGCCGACTTCACCGCCGCGATGGCGTTCGAGATCGGTTCGACCAACCTCGTGGCGGAGTTGGGCATCATCCTGGCGCTGCTGATGGGCTGGCAGTTCACCGCCGCCGAATTCGTCGGCGGCCCGTTGATGATCGTGGTGCTCGCTGCATTGTTCCGGCTGTTCGTGCGCTCGCGACTCGTCGACGCCGCCCGCGAGCAGGCCGAAAAGGGAATCGCCGGATCGATGGAAGGCCACGCCGCCATGGACATGTCGGTCAAAGGAGAAGGCTCGTTCTGGCGGCGGCTGTTCTCCCCGGCCGGCTTCACCTCGGTCTCGCACGTGTTCGTGATGGAGTGGCTGGCGATCCTGCGCGACCTTGTCCTTGGCCTGCTGATCGCGGGGGCCGTCGCGGCGTGGGTTCCCGAAAAGTTCTGGCAGAGCTTCTTTTTGGTGGATCACCCGGTCTGGTCGGCGCTGTGGGGTCCGCTCGTGGGCCCCGTCGTGGCGATCGTGTCCTTCGTGTGCTCGATCGGCAACGTCCCGCTGGCCGCGGTGTTGTGGAACGGGGGGATCAGCTTCGGGGGCGTCATCGCGTTCATCTACGCCGACCTGTTGATCCTCCCGATCCTCAACATCTACCGCAAGTACTACGGCACCAAGATGATGCTGACCCTGCTGGGCACCTTCTACGCCGCGATGGTGGTCGCCGGATACCTGGTCGAATTGATCTTCGGCACAACGCATCTCATCCCGGCGCAACGCAACGCGACCGTGCTGGAGGCCTCTATCTCGTGGAACTACACGACCTTGCTCAACATCGCCTTCGGCGCGCTCGCGATCGTCCTCGTCGCCCGGTTCATCACCTCCGGGGGCCTGCCGATGCTGCGCATGATGGGCGGCTCCCCCGACGCCGACCGCTCCGGCCACGCGCATTGATCCGCGTCACGGTTGCGGCAACTGCACATCGAGCACGGTGCACCGGCCCTCGTCGGCCTCGGCGAGCGCCCACCCGATGGCCTCGCGCATCTCCGCCGGCGTAGTCACGCTGCGTCCGCTTCCCCCGCACGCGCGCGCCAGGGCGGCGTAGTCGGTGTCCGGCGTGAGCCGGGTCTCGGGAAAGTCGTTCTCCCGCATCGATATTCCCTGCCGATAGAGCTCCATCAC
Coding sequences within it:
- the sepIVA gene encoding cell division protein SepIVA, yielding MYRVFEALDELSAIVEEARGVPMTAGCVVPRGDVLELIDDIKDAIPGELDDAQDVLDARDSMLQDAKTHSESMVESATTESESMLNHARAEADRLLSDAKAQADRMVSEARQHSERMVGEAREESMRIATAAKRDYEASVGRAQAEADRLLENGNISYEKAVQEGIKEQQRLVSQNSVVEAANAEATRLIDSAHAEADRLRGECDIYVDNKLAEFEEFLNGTLRSVGRGRHQLRTAAGTHDYAVR
- a CDS encoding YceD family protein, whose product is MTRQHTTSSTRGGAPRLSGPMTFDITRLGRRPGAMVTVRNTVPTPARIGLDMIAIEAGAPLELDLQVQSVSEGVLVTGTVTAPTAGECARCLTPLDGTVQVRLTELFAYPDSTTEATTEEDEVGHIVDDTIDLEQSIVDAVGLELPFSPVCTPDCPGLCPECGVPLAAEPGHQHDRIDPRWAKLAGMFDPEADESRGER
- a CDS encoding permease → MTVLSAIGHALTLAGSMTWEILWALIVGFTLSAVVQAVVRRSTIVALMGDDRPRTLAVSAGLGAASSSCSYAAVALARSLFRKGADFTAAMAFEIGSTNLVAELGIILALLMGWQFTAAEFVGGPLMIVVLAALFRLFVRSRLVDAAREQAEKGIAGSMEGHAAMDMSVKGEGSFWRRLFSPAGFTSVSHVFVMEWLAILRDLVLGLLIAGAVAAWVPEKFWQSFFLVDHPVWSALWGPLVGPVVAIVSFVCSIGNVPLAAVLWNGGISFGGVIAFIYADLLILPILNIYRKYYGTKMMLTLLGTFYAAMVVAGYLVELIFGTTHLIPAQRNATVLEASISWNYTTLLNIAFGALAIVLVARFITSGGLPMLRMMGGSPDADRSGHAH